The Niallia sp. Man26 genomic sequence ACAAAGATATGAAGCGTTACAAGTGTATAAAGAGGAAAAAAAGAAGAATGCTACACAAGCGAAGCAAACGTATAATAAAAAATTAAGTAATATAGATACGGAACAAACGAACATAGAGAAGAATTTTGAAAAGAAGATCGCACAATTAAATGATTCTCAATCGAAACAATTAGCCTCTATAGGGAAATCGATGGAATACAATATCTCTTCCATGCAAAAAGAAGAATCTAAAAGAATAGAAATGAATGCTGGAACAGATGAGATTATGAATAATATTACTTTAATCAATAAAGCTGTTGTTAAATACAAAACACAGGCCATTCGATTACATTTTGATAACGATATAAAAGGGAAGGAAACAGAGATTAAATTACTAGGTTTAACAACTAGTTTCGAAAAGGACAAATGGAATTCTCAATTTAAAAGGGGATCGATTTCTAAAACAGTTCTTAATTACAAAATTAGCAATTTAGAGTCAAAAGAAAAAACAGAGAAGAATAGATTAAACGGTGTCATATCCACTATGGAAAAAGCAAAAAACAATCAACTTCAAAACCTATTTGAACAAAAAGATAAAACGGTAAAAGAATTACAAAAACTTATAAAATAACAGGTAATGTTATAATGGATACATATTTTAAAAGTGAATGAGATAACCCAAAAGGGAAACAATTTTGACTAAACAAAACACTCTCTAGACAGAGAGTGTTTTGTTTATAAGTAAAGGAATAGCTCTACTCTTGTGTTGAAGAGTAATTCCTCGTATTAAGTATAACAGGGATTTCCTAATTAAAGGGAAGTCCTTTTTATGTCGCTAGGGTTGTAGCATAATCATAAACGTTTTTGGAAAAATTACTTTAAAGGGAGGTAAAGAGAGTGAAAAAATCAACTATAATAACCGTAATAAAATCAACCATCTTGCTTCCAAATATAACCAACACCCCATATTGTTTCTAAATGTTTATCAATAGGAAATCCTGTTTCTCTAATTTTATCTCTAATGTTTCTAATGTATGAGCGAAGAGTTTGTTGACTAATAGGATTGTGTGTCCAAATACTTTTTATTAAGGAACTGGGGGTTAGAACTTTATTAGGATTATTAATCAGCAATTCTATAATTTTAATTTCAATTTGAGAAAGTGGTATCAGTTTTTTATTATAAGTCAATTCATGCTTACTTTTCTCTAATTGTAAATGATTAAATGTATAGACTTCACTCTTCACTTTAGGTAGAGTACGGAATAATGAGTTTATCCTAGCTAATAATTCTTCTTCATAAATTGGTTCTTTTAAACAAATATCCGCACCATTTTTAAGGATACTAACCAGTGAATCATTAGTATTATTACTAATTACTACTAAAAAGACAGAAGAAACAACTCTAATTTCCTTACATATGTCTTCCACTTTTAGTTTTAGTGAGGAGTTATCTATTAATACCATAGTAATGTTTTGACTAATAATAGAATTAATCATATCTTTAGGATTTACGGGTTCAATGCAATCAAATCCGTATCTCTTTAGGAGTTTAAACCAATAATACCCTTTGTCTCCTCCTATGATTAAGATTTTTTTCATCATAATTCTCCTAGCGTTTTTTTCATCATTTTATAAAAAAATTGTGTAGAAATTTTGCATTTAATTAAACAAAATCCTATTAAATATGCATTTTTTATGTAGTTTATTTAAATATCTTATGGGAAGTATAATATTGTTACTAAAACTATTGAGGAGGTAATAATATGAATATGACTTACGAAGAATGTGTAAAAGCTTGTTTAGAATGTATGGAGGCATGCAATTACTGTTTTGATGCTTGTTTAAAAGAGGATGACGTTAAAATGATGGTCGATTGCATCAGGCTAGATAGAGAGTGTGCAGACATTTGTAGCTTAGCCGCTAAGGCTATCCAGTCTAATAGTCCAGTAATGAAGGAAATATGTTTGTTATGTGCAGAGATTTGTGAAAAATGTGGAGAAGAATGTAAAAAACACAGTCATCATGAACACTGCCAAAAATGTGCAGAGTCTTGTTTTAAATGCGCAGAGATTTGCCGAAAAATGGTTTCTTAAGCTGATTTATCAATAGAACAAATCCAATAAGTTATTTACCAAATAAATAACTTATTGGATTTTTGTTTTTTCAGTTGTTCCGTTATTGTTATTATTTAGTATTATAAGGATGTTCTTAATTTAGGATAAAAAATTCTGCATAATTTATGCATTTTTTCTTAGTAAAATAGGGAAAAATACATAGGGAGGAGCAGAAGCTGAATTCTAATCAATATTTCCCATCATTTTTCAGATGTTTTTATGAGAAAAAGCATTCTAATTATTGAACCAGAAAAAGGAGAGGAAAAATGAAGAAAAAAACTTTTATGAAAAGCAGTCTTATCTTGACTCTATTGGTCTTATTATTAGCTGCTTGTTCTAACAATAACAACGATAATAGCTCAAACTCAAGTGAAGAAGAAGGTATGGATATGTCTTCTCAAGATATGGAAGGTATGGATATGTCAGGATCAGGA encodes the following:
- a CDS encoding response regulator transcription factor, whose translation is MMKKILIIGGDKGYYWFKLLKRYGFDCIEPVNPKDMINSIISQNITMVLIDNSSLKLKVEDICKEIRVVSSVFLVVISNNTNDSLVSILKNGADICLKEPIYEEELLARINSLFRTLPKVKSEVYTFNHLQLEKSKHELTYNKKLIPLSQIEIKIIELLINNPNKVLTPSSLIKSIWTHNPISQQTLRSYIRNIRDKIRETGFPIDKHLETIWGVGYIWKQDG
- a CDS encoding four-helix bundle copper-binding protein yields the protein MNMTYEECVKACLECMEACNYCFDACLKEDDVKMMVDCIRLDRECADICSLAAKAIQSNSPVMKEICLLCAEICEKCGEECKKHSHHEHCQKCAESCFKCAEICRKMVS